A window of Streptomyces sp. NBC_01241 genomic DNA:
AAGTCGGGCTTCCCGGCGTGGGGAGTGACGGGCGACCCCAACGCCGCGACCGACACCTGTGAACCGCTCGTCCTGGGACCGCTGTTCGGGGGGCACGGCGCGACCCCCGCGGACATCTCGGTGGCCTTTGTGGCGAAGGCGGCGACCGAGCTGGGCTCCGATCTGATACCGACGCGACGCCGCCGGGTGGCCGTACGCGGCACTCGTGGGATCGGGCCGGCGGACCTGCGCCTCAACTCCCGTATCGGCGAGGTGGCAGTGGACGGGCGCAGCGGCCTGGTCACGCTGGACGGTGCCCCGATGCGCTCCGAGCCCGCCGAATCGATTTCTCTCAACCGCCTCTACTTCCTGTAAAAACACAGCCTTGAGGAGTCCGACGACATGACGTTCCGTATGCCGCCCGAGTGGGCCCCGCACGAGCGCACCTGGATGGCCTGGCCGGGCCCCAACGTCACCTTCTCCGGCGACGACCTCGCCGAGTCCCGCCAGGCATGGGCCGCGGTGGCCCGGGCCGTACGCCGCTTCGAGCCGGTCACCATGGTCGTCGGGCCCGGCCAGGCGGAGGACGCCCGTGGCCTCCTCGGCCCGGACATCGAGCTGGTCGAGCGCGAGCTGGACGACGCCTGGATGCGTGACATCGGCCCGACCTTCGTCACCGACGGCACCCGGCTGGCCGCCGTGGACTGGGTGTTCAACGGCTGGGGTGCACAGGACTGGGCCACCTGGGATCACGACGCGAAGATCGCTCGCCATGTCGCGGACCTCGCCGGGGTCCCCGTGCACAGCTCACCCCTCGTCAACGAGGGCGGCGGCATTCACGTCGACGGTGAAGGCACCGTCCTGCTCACCGAGACCGTGCAGCTCGGCCCCGAGCGCAACCCGGACTGGACCAAGGAGCTGGTCGAGGCCGAGATCCACGCCAAGCTCGGCACCACGAAGGCGATCTGGCTGCGGCGCGGCCTGACGGGCGACTTCCCGCCGCACGGCTTCGGCACCCTCGGTCATGTCGACATCGTCGCCGCCTTCGCCGGACCCGGTGTGGTCGTCGTCCATAC
This region includes:
- a CDS encoding agmatine deiminase family protein, translated to MTFRMPPEWAPHERTWMAWPGPNVTFSGDDLAESRQAWAAVARAVRRFEPVTMVVGPGQAEDARGLLGPDIELVERELDDAWMRDIGPTFVTDGTRLAAVDWVFNGWGAQDWATWDHDAKIARHVADLAGVPVHSSPLVNEGGGIHVDGEGTVLLTETVQLGPERNPDWTKELVEAEIHAKLGTTKAIWLRRGLTGDFPPHGFGTLGHVDIVAAFAGPGVVVVHTQPDPSHPDHELCKENVQMLRAQTDAQGRALEVIEVPAPTVVQDEEGQWVDYSYINHYVCNGGVVLCAFDDPRDENAAGIFRRLYPGRAVTLVDARTIFAGGGGIHCITQQQPAVGG